In the genome of Colletes latitarsis isolate SP2378_abdomen chromosome 9, iyColLati1, whole genome shotgun sequence, one region contains:
- the LOC143345900 gene encoding vesicle-associated membrane protein 4 isoform X1 has translation MSSASKWNLSRDDIQTAAKDEKELLLEHDSDPDENMLFNRPSTSSMETSTSKADGKMDSVRLQIQEVTDVMRDNVQKVIERGERLEDLQEASDRLNVTGGEFRAAAKRAQQRAWLQNFKTRIILIAVTVTVVVCIIVLDIMVLYLVLR, from the exons ATGTCGTCGGCCAGCAAATGGAATTTGTCGCGGGATGACATACAAACAGCAGCCAAGGATGAAAAG GAACTGCTGCTGGAACACGACAGCGACCCGGACGAGAACATGCTGTTCAA TCGACCCAGCACGTCCTCGATGGAGACAAGTACATCCAAGGCAGATGGAAAAATGGACAG CGTCCGGCTGCAAATCCAAGAAGTGACGGACGTGATGCGCGATAACGTGCAGAAGGTGATCGAGAGAGGGGAGAGGCTCGAGGATCTACAGGAAGCCAGCGATCGTTTGAACGTCACTGGGGGCGAGTTCAGGGCGGCGGCGAAAAGGGCGCAGCAAAGAGCGTGGCTACAGAACTTCAAAACGAGAATTATCCTAATCGCCGTCACGGTGACGGTCGTCGTTTGCATCATCG
- the LOC143345900 gene encoding vesicle-associated membrane protein 3 isoform X2, whose product MSSASKWNLSRDDIQTAAKDEKELLLEHDSDPDENMLFNRPSTSSMETSTSKADGKMDSVRLQIQEVTDVMRDNVQKVIERGERLEDLQEASDRLNVTGGEFRAAAKRAQQRAWLQNFKTRIILIAVTVTVVVCIIVSIVVKYS is encoded by the exons ATGTCGTCGGCCAGCAAATGGAATTTGTCGCGGGATGACATACAAACAGCAGCCAAGGATGAAAAG GAACTGCTGCTGGAACACGACAGCGACCCGGACGAGAACATGCTGTTCAA TCGACCCAGCACGTCCTCGATGGAGACAAGTACATCCAAGGCAGATGGAAAAATGGACAG CGTCCGGCTGCAAATCCAAGAAGTGACGGACGTGATGCGCGATAACGTGCAGAAGGTGATCGAGAGAGGGGAGAGGCTCGAGGATCTACAGGAAGCCAGCGATCGTTTGAACGTCACTGGGGGCGAGTTCAGGGCGGCGGCGAAAAGGGCGCAGCAAAGAGCGTGGCTACAGAACTTCAAAACGAGAATTATCCTAATCGCCGTCACGGTGACGGTCGTCGTTTGCATCATCG